One Phoenix dactylifera cultivar Barhee BC4 chromosome 8, palm_55x_up_171113_PBpolish2nd_filt_p, whole genome shotgun sequence genomic window carries:
- the LOC103718288 gene encoding cyclin-dependent kinase inhibitor 1-like: MEVTQVVGVRTRARTLALAAAGAAEGSGSSKRRKAVVRSGEIQISYLRLRNRSLVMKPRITRSTMNSGGRRCPNPDLSRISRCSSNASCETAPEERFSRSADPEVGEVLDTAARHSNCSSERRRTTPSSSGVDEWSDLESTVEGKSTRRPRAEMMPLEAEIEEFFATAERDERQRFAAKYNYDVVIDVPLEGRYEWLPLIP, encoded by the exons ATGGAGGTGACGCAGGTGGTGGGGGTGAGGACAAGGGCGCGGACGCTGGCCCTCGCGGCTGCGGGGGCGGCGGAGGGGAGCGGGAGCTCGAAGAGGAGGAAGGCGGTGGTGCGTTCGGGGGAGATCCAGATCTCGTATCTCCGGCTCCGGAACCGGAGCCTTGTCATGAAGCCTCGGATCACAAGATCCACGATGAATTCCGGCGGCCGGCGGTGCCCCAACCCCGACCTCAGCCGGATCTCCCGCTGCTCCAGCAACGCCTCATGCGAGACCGCCCCGGAGGAGCGCTTCTCGCGGTCTGCCGACCCGGAG gTCGGCGAGGTTCTGGACACCGCCGCGCGTCACTCCAACTGCAGCAGTGAGAG GAGGCGGACGACGCCGTCGAGTAGCGGAGTAGACGAATGGAGCGATCTGGAATCGACGGTGGAGGGGAAGTCGACGAGGCGACCGAGGGCGGAGATGATGCCGTTGGAGGCGGAGATCGAGGAGTTTTTCGCGACGGCGGAGAGAGACGAGCGGCAGCGGTTCGCGGCCAA GTATAACTACGACGTCGTCATCGACGTGCCGCTGGAGGGTCGGTACGAGTGGCTCCCATTAATCccatga
- the LOC103718289 gene encoding origin of replication complex subunit 2, with protein sequence MDPNDGDDDEEEFGLSRNYFLAKETGSGSGRKSARKLSDIALVDEQVLRAAVPEIVPKHEKEIASLVKSYKDLYSKWLFELRCGFGLLMYGFGSKKILLEDFASSALTDFGVVVINGYLPSVNIKQVVITVAEVLWDQLKAKCKGFTGSKPKIQHPSISQSTEDLLSFLGGQLPNENDCFVCVVIHNIDGPALRDSESQQYLARIACCSHVRMIASIDHVNAALLWDKKMVHTQFNWCWYHVPTFAPYKAEGVFLPLILASGGNAQTTKTALVILQSLTPNAQSVFKILAEYQLANEKEEGMPVNTLYTKCRERFLVSSQVTLNSHLTEFKDHELVKTRRHSDGQDCLYIPLASEALEKLLQELV encoded by the exons ATGGATCCCAACGACGGcgatgatgatgaggaggagtTCGGGCTCTCTCGAAACTATTTCCTCGCCAAAGAGACCGGCTCCGGCTCCGGGAGGAAGTCCGCCCGCAAGCTCTCCGACATTGCTCTTGTCGACGAACAG GTTTTGAGAGCAGCAGTGCCTGAAATTGTACCGAAACATGAGAAAGAGATAGCATCTTTGGTAAAAAGTTACAAAGACTTGTATTCTAAGTGGCTATTTGAGCTGAG GTGCGGCTTTGGCCTCTTAATGTATGGTTTTGGTTCTAAGAAGATTTTGCTTGAAGATTTTGCTTCATCAGCATTAACAGATTTTGGAGTAGTTGTAATCAATGGCTATCTTCCATCGGTCAACATAAAACAA GTTGTGATTACTGTAGCTGAAGTTCTATGGGACCAATTAAAAGCCAAATGTAAAGGTTTTACAGGGAGCAAGCCCAAAATTCAACATCCTTCTATTTCCCAGTCCACAGAAGATCTTCTGTCATTTCTTGGTGGGCAACTTCCAAATGAGAATGACTGCTTTGTTTGCGTTGTCATTCACAATATCGATGGACCTGCTTTGCGAGACTCTGAATCACAACAATATCTTGCTCGAATTGCATGCTGTTCCCATGTCCGTATGATTGCATCTATTGACCATGTCAATGCGGCTTTAT TGTGGGACAAGAAGATGGTCCACACACAGTTCAACTGGTGCTGGTATCATGTCCCAACCTTTGCACCTTACAAGGCAGAAGGTGTCTTTCTTCCTTTGATTCTTGCTAGTGGAGGCAATGCCCAGACAACAAAAACGGCATTAGTCATCCTGCAGAGTTTGACACCAAATGCCCAAAGTGTGTTCAAAATTCTTGCAGAGTATCAGTTGGCCAATGAAAAAGAGGAAG GTATGCCTGTTAACACTCTATATACCAAGTGTCGCGAGCGTTTTCTTGTCAGCAGCCAAGTTACATTGAATTCCCATCTCACTGAGTTCAAAGATCATGAACTAGTGAAAACAAGAAGGCATTCTGATGGCCAAGATTGTCTCTATATTCCTCTTGCCTCTGAAGCACTCGAGAAGCTGTTGCAGGAATTGGTTTGA
- the LOC103718291 gene encoding uncharacterized protein LOC103718291 has protein sequence MWGEGGRFYWGRKDGREGIVVVFAWLSSQERHLKPFVELYSSLGWSSLICHADFLTLFFPEKASLLADGVLKELVKEVKIRPLPITFAAFSGGPKGCMYKVLQLIDGKSEGQLSLDEYQLVRDCVCGQIYDSSPVDFTSDLGTRFVLHPSVLKRSHPPRVVSWMAKALASGLDTLFINRFEAQRAEYWQTLYSSANMGPFLILCSEDDELAPYPVVCTFAQRLQELGGDVKLIKWNGSPHVGHYKHHPVEYKAAVSELLCRAALVHSERRQQSNGVTAHAGGSSNKISESVCSLHKAAVTSNESLRRVATDPTDHFFLPSSMEYEAREDEKKDESFHMQNVPSINAHGVLGQILFDVCVPKNVEGWDIKPVTSLNGRQSFASARRHGLFNPIKCIRRSRL, from the exons ATGTGGGGGGAGGGAGGGCGCTTCTACTGGGGGAGGAAGGACGGAAGGGAGGGGATCGTCGTGGTGTTCGCGTGGCTGTCGAGCCAGGAGAGGCACCTCAAGCCCTTCGTCGAGCTCTATTCGTCCCTTGGGTGGAGCTCGCTTATCTGCCATGCCGATTTCCTCACCCT ATTCTTCCCTGAGAAGGCTTCTTTACTAGCTGATGGTGTTCTTAAAGAGCTTGTTAAG GAAGTAAAGATTAGACCGTTACCTATTACATTTGCAGCGTTTTCTGGCGGACCAAAAGGTTGCATGTACAAGGTTCTTCAG TTGATTGACGGAAAAAGTGAGGGACAACTTAGTCTG GATGAATATCAGCTGGTAAGAGACTGTGTATGTGGTCAAATATATGATTCTAGTCCTGTAGATTTTACCAGTGATTTGGGCACTCGGTTTGTTCTTCATCCATCCGTCCTCAAGAGGTCCCACCCGCCTAGAGTTGTATCATGGATGGCCAAAGCCCTTGCATCTGGTCTAGATACTCTCTTCATAAACAGATTTGAAGCACAGCGTGCTGAGTATTGGCAGACCCTGTACTCTTCAGCT AACATGGGCCCATTTCTCATACTCTGTTCAGAAGATGATGAATTGGCACCCTACCCAGTTGTGTGTACTTTTGCTCAACGCCTACAAGAACTTGGAGGTGATGTTAAACTGATAAAATGGAATGGCTCCCCTCACGTAg GTCATTACAAACATCATCCAGTTGAATACAAGGCTGCTGTGAGTGAACTGCTGTGCAGGGCTGCTCTAGTCCATTCCGAGAGAAGGCAACAATCGAATGGGGTAACAGCACACGCGGGAGGTTCTTCCAACAAAATATCCGAGTCTGTTTGCAGTCTCCATAAGGCTGCGGTAACCTCAAATGAGAGTCTAAGAAGAGTCGCGACTGATCCAACAGATCATTTCTTCTTACCAAGCTCCATGGAGTATGAAGCTAGAGAAGATGAGAAAAAAGATGAATCTTTCCACATGCAGAATGTACCGAGCATCAATGCTCATGGTGTTCTGGGCCAGATCCTTTTTGATGTGTGTGTTCCTAAGAATGTAGAAGGGTGGGATATAAAGCCTGTCACGTCCTTGAATGGAAGGCAGTCGTTTGCTTCTGCTCGTCGGCATGGTCTGTTTAATCCAATCAAATGCATAAGGCGCTCCAGATTGTAG
- the LOC103718290 gene encoding probable protein phosphatase 2C 12 encodes MSESWSFGRQRGAVGEKGQMAARSRVPLALLLKRELSSERREEKPDILHGQASQRKKGEDFTLSMTECRRVPGDDVATFSVFALFDGHNGTAAAIYTKDNLLENVLSAIPSILSRDEWIAALPRALVAGFVKTDKEFQDKAHTSGTTVTFVIIDGWVVTVASVGDSLCLFESAEGSSYFLSADHRLEANEEEVKRIRASGGEVGRINTGGVTELGPLRCWPGGLCLSRSIGDMDVGEFIVPIPHVKQVKLPKAGGRLIISSDGVWDALTSEKALSCSRGLSAEAAAARIVKEAVQIKGLRDDTTCIVVDILPPEKLAPPVPPPKKSGKGMFKFMFCKQSCESSSHSGTGHFEPDVLEEMFEDGSAVLAQRLNMEYPICNMFKLFMCAVCQLEMKPGEGISLHAGSSQTGRVHPWHGPFLCRTCQAKREAMEGKRPSRDSAC; translated from the exons atgtcAGAAAGTTGGAGTTTTGGAAGGCAAAGAGGTGCCGTTGGAGAGAAGGGGCAGATGGCGGCCAGGTCCAGGGTGCCGCTGGCGTTGCTGCTGAAGCGGGAGCTGTCGagcgagaggagggaggagaagccGGACATCCTTCACGGGCAGGCGAGCCAGAGGAAGAAGGGGGAGGATTTCACCCTTTCCATGACCGAATGCCGGCGCGTGCCCGGGGACGACGTCGCCACCTTCTCTGTCTTCGCG CTTTTTGACGGACACAATGGGACTGCAGCTGCAATTTACACCAAGGACAATCTCTTAGAGAACGTTTTAAGTGCCATTCCTTCAATTCTTAGCAGGGATGAGTGGATAGCAGCATTACCAAGAGCTTTGGTTGCAGGATTTGTTAAAACAGATAAAGAGTTTCAAGATAAAG CACATACTTCAGGAACAACTGTGACATTTGTGATTATAGATGGGTGGGTTGTTACTGTTGCATCAGTTGGTGATTCGCTCTGCCTATTTGAATCTGCTGAAGGCTCAAGTTATTTTTTGTCAGCGGATCACCGGCTGGAAGCTAATGAGGAGGA GGTGAAGCGCATAAGAGCAAGTGGTGGAGAAGTTGGGAGAATAAATACTGGTGGGGTTACTGAG CTTGGCCCTCTTAGGTGCTGGCCAGGTGGCTTGTGTTTGTCAAGATCAATTGGAGATATGGATGTCGGTGAATTTATTGTTCCTATTCCACATGTGAAACAAGTGaag TTGCCCAAAGCTGGAGGGCGGCTTATCATCTCAAGTGATGGTGTGTGGGATGCTTTGACTTCTGAAAAGGCTCTAAGTTGCAGCCGTGGCTTGTCGGCAGAAGCTGCAGCCGCTAGAATTGTTAAG GAAGCAGTACAGATTAAGGGACTACGAGATGATACCACATGCATTGTGGTTGATATATTACCACCAGAGAAACTGGCTCCTCCTGTTCCACCTCCAAAGAAGTCAGGCAAAGGGATGTTCAAATTTATGTTCTGCAAACAATCATGTGAGTCATCATCTCATTCAGGTACAGGACATTTTGAACCAGATGTGCTTGAGGAAATGTTTGAAGATGGATCTGCAGTGCTTGCTCAAAG GTTAAATATGGAATATCCAATCTGCAACATGTTCAAGTTATTCATGTGTGCAGTTTGCCAGCTAGAGATGAAACCAGGTGAGGGCATTTCTTTGCATGCTGGTTCATCACAAACTGGAAGAGTGCATCCATGGCATGGTCCTTTTCTTTGCCGGACTTGCCAAGCAAAAAGGGAAGCTATGGAGGGAAAACGACCTTCAAGAG ATTCTGCATGTTGA